In Deinococcus fonticola, a single genomic region encodes these proteins:
- a CDS encoding transposase, whose amino-acid sequence MTTTQHHQQQINESPTVWEVNDALWERLEPVLRIEKQRKKSGRPPRDARPIFNALIWLARTGSQWSEIPRHYGAKSTIFDRFKVWATEGHLQVAWSILLTEYDELIGIDWEWQSADGCIIKAPLGKRGLAVKRKRPAATPPTEEKQEPSATC is encoded by the coding sequence TTGACAACGACGCAACATCATCAACAGCAGATCAATGAGTCTCCAACCGTCTGGGAAGTCAATGACGCGCTCTGGGAGCGTCTTGAGCCTGTTCTGCGCATTGAGAAGCAGCGGAAGAAGAGTGGGCGTCCCCCACGGGACGCCCGTCCGATCTTCAACGCCCTCATCTGGCTGGCACGAACGGGCAGCCAGTGGAGCGAAATTCCTCGACATTACGGTGCAAAGTCAACCATCTTTGATCGCTTCAAGGTGTGGGCAACGGAAGGCCACCTTCAGGTGGCCTGGAGCATCTTGCTCACTGAATATGACGAGTTGATCGGCATCGATTGGGAATGGCAAAGTGCTGACGGGTGCATCATCAAAGCCCCGTTGGGAAAAAGGGGGCTGGCGGTGAAGAGGAAAAGACCGGCAGCAACCCCACCGACCGAGGAAAAGCAGGAACCAAGCGCAACCTGCTGA
- a CDS encoding IS5 family transposase — protein sequence MHHQSPVGKKGAGGEEEKTGSNPTDRGKAGTKRNLLTDAKGIPLSIALSGANRHDSRMLSAMLEGIVVALPIPSTEEERHLALDRGYDTEACREITAQHALTAHIPRKATEATPLPPPSDPERHPPRRWVVEVSHSWFNRFRRLLIRWEKKASHYMAFVQLAACLIIWRKIAPLASRFSG from the coding sequence GTGCATCATCAAAGCCCCGTTGGGAAAAAGGGGGCTGGCGGTGAAGAGGAAAAGACCGGCAGCAACCCCACCGACCGAGGAAAAGCAGGAACCAAGCGCAACCTGCTGACAGACGCTAAAGGTATTCCTCTCTCCATCGCACTCAGTGGTGCCAACCGTCATGACAGCAGAATGCTGAGTGCGATGCTTGAGGGCATCGTCGTGGCCTTGCCGATTCCAAGCACGGAGGAAGAACGGCACCTCGCGCTGGATCGTGGCTATGACACTGAAGCCTGTCGCGAGATCACCGCACAGCATGCGCTGACAGCACATATCCCCAGGAAGGCGACGGAGGCAACACCGTTGCCTCCTCCTAGTGATCCTGAGCGTCACCCCCCACGTCGCTGGGTGGTTGAGGTCAGTCACAGTTGGTTCAATCGATTCCGACGGCTTCTAATTCGGTGGGAAAAGAAGGCAAGCCACTACATGGCATTTGTACAACTGGCCGCCTGCCTCATCATCTGGCGGAAGATCGCCCCACTGGCTTCCAGATTTTCCGGATAG